The Rhodococcus sp. X156 genome window below encodes:
- a CDS encoding thioredoxin domain-containing protein has protein sequence MSSQGMNKRPVTSKRSTIIAGVVLALVAVVVIGGVVNQSNQNEARNEGYGHAQNSPVQVNQGVVRVGSDTAPVTIDIYEDYLCPVCAQFEKIYGQELAQATDEGKIAVRYHSLDFLNDASASKDYSTRAAAAALCVATTGDGRAYPAYHATLFDTENQPAERAGTDLSNDQLAELATQVGASAEAGPCITSGARIADAQAASQAGEAELAAAVGAVATPTVLRDGKSVDFRNTSWVSQLG, from the coding sequence GTGAGCAGCCAAGGCATGAACAAGCGCCCGGTGACCAGCAAGCGGTCAACGATCATCGCCGGCGTGGTGCTCGCTCTCGTGGCGGTGGTGGTGATCGGTGGGGTCGTCAACCAGAGCAACCAGAACGAGGCTCGGAACGAGGGGTACGGCCATGCGCAGAACTCTCCGGTCCAGGTGAACCAGGGCGTGGTGCGGGTGGGGTCGGACACCGCGCCGGTGACCATCGACATCTACGAGGACTACCTCTGCCCGGTGTGCGCCCAGTTCGAGAAGATCTACGGCCAGGAGCTGGCGCAGGCCACGGACGAGGGCAAGATCGCCGTGCGCTACCACTCGCTGGACTTCCTCAACGACGCCTCGGCCAGCAAGGACTACTCCACCAGGGCGGCTGCTGCGGCCCTGTGCGTGGCCACCACGGGGGACGGGCGGGCCTACCCGGCCTACCACGCCACCCTCTTCGACACCGAGAACCAGCCGGCCGAGCGGGCCGGCACAGACCTGAGCAACGACCAGCTCGCGGAGCTGGCCACCCAGGTGGGTGCGTCGGCCGAGGCGGGCCCGTGCATCACCAGCGGGGCGCGCATCGCCGACGCGCAGGCCGCCTCGCAGGCCGGGGAGGCCGAGCTGGCGGCCGCGGTGGGCGCGGTCGCGACGCCGACGGTGCTCCGGGACGGCAAGTCGGTGGACTTCCGCAACACCAGCTGGGTGTCCCAGCTCGGCTGA
- a CDS encoding MauE/DoxX family redox-associated membrane protein, whose amino-acid sequence MFLTPWVSLLARLGLAAVWLASGAIKAADPLQAVVAVRAYQLLPESMVTPFANALPFVEIGLGLLLLCGVGVRPVAVVSLVVLVGFIAGVSSVWARGLSIDCGCFGGGGVGDVGPWDYAVEIVRDLGFMVLAGWLVYRPLSPVALGAGSRSPWPPARAR is encoded by the coding sequence ATGTTCCTCACTCCCTGGGTGAGCCTGCTCGCCCGGCTCGGACTGGCGGCCGTGTGGCTGGCCTCAGGCGCCATCAAGGCGGCCGACCCCCTGCAGGCCGTGGTCGCCGTGCGCGCCTACCAGCTGCTGCCGGAGTCGATGGTCACCCCGTTCGCCAACGCGCTGCCCTTCGTCGAGATCGGGCTCGGCCTGCTGCTGCTGTGCGGCGTGGGGGTGCGACCGGTGGCGGTGGTCTCGCTGGTGGTGCTGGTCGGCTTCATCGCCGGGGTGTCCTCGGTCTGGGCTCGTGGGCTGTCCATCGACTGCGGTTGCTTCGGCGGGGGAGGGGTGGGCGACGTCGGACCCTGGGACTACGCCGTGGAGATCGTCCGTGACCTGGGCTTCATGGTGCTGGCGGGGTGGCTGGTGTACCGCCCGCTGAGCCCGGTGGCGCTGGGTGCCGGCTCGCGCTCACCCTGGCCGCCGGCCCGCGCCCGCTGA
- a CDS encoding VIT1/CCC1 transporter family protein: MGHTHADVSGGWLRAAVFGAMDGLVTNISLVAGIGAAGAAPRTIVLTGVAGLVAGAFSMALGEYTSVSTQNEQVEAEARVERRELRDNPAGEEAELVAMFTAMGMSTPTATSAAREVHHDPERAVRTHLTHELGIDPEEKPSPMVAALSSFLMFALGAIVPLLPYLLGFSSLLAGLAVGALGLVLAGAVAATFTAQKWWRGAARQLVFGVVAAGATYLVGTLIGVGPVG, from the coding sequence ATCGGTCACACCCACGCCGACGTGTCCGGCGGGTGGCTGCGCGCCGCGGTCTTCGGCGCGATGGACGGGTTGGTGACCAACATCTCCCTGGTCGCGGGCATCGGCGCTGCCGGGGCCGCGCCACGCACCATCGTGCTCACCGGGGTGGCCGGGCTGGTGGCGGGCGCGTTCTCCATGGCGCTGGGCGAGTACACCTCGGTGTCCACCCAGAACGAGCAGGTGGAGGCCGAGGCGCGGGTGGAGCGCCGCGAGCTGCGGGACAACCCCGCGGGCGAGGAGGCCGAGCTGGTCGCCATGTTCACCGCGATGGGCATGAGCACCCCCACCGCCACCAGCGCGGCCCGGGAGGTGCACCACGACCCGGAGCGCGCGGTGCGCACGCACCTCACCCACGAGCTGGGCATCGACCCCGAGGAGAAGCCCTCCCCGATGGTGGCGGCGCTGTCGTCGTTCCTGATGTTCGCCCTGGGCGCGATCGTGCCCCTGCTGCCCTACCTGCTGGGCTTCAGCTCGCTGCTGGCCGGGCTGGCCGTGGGCGCGCTGGGGCTGGTGCTGGCCGGAGCGGTCGCGGCCACGTTCACCGCGCAGAAGTGGTGGCGCGGCGCCGCCCGCCAGCTGGTGTTCGGCGTCGTGGCGGCGGGCGCCACCTACCTGGTGGGCACCCTCATCGGGGTGGGCCCGGTCGGCTGA